The following are encoded in a window of Haliaeetus albicilla chromosome 1, bHalAlb1.1, whole genome shotgun sequence genomic DNA:
- the EXOC1L gene encoding exocyst complex component 1-like, with protein MSSLVKEDLAKRLFGPRRQSLREFIEVEGSGAERCYLCAAVTKSEEVEICMVKHLRVDREEKYEIVEKWFLKDLEMIDGKEADTDNPYFDMHFHKVYNLEAYSCASKYTFARTLNKLNETYLKKDLKIVNFDETYLNDDSIWSSNNRDCLVLMRICFYASNLLCLSLCPLS; from the exons atGTCCTCGCTGGTGAAGGAAGACCTGGCCAAGAGGCTCTTCGGCCCCCGGCGGCAGAGCCTGCGCGAGTTCATCGAGGTGGAGGGCTCGGGCGCCGAGCGCTGCTACCTGTGCGCCGCAG TGACTAAAAGTGAAGAAGTAGAAATATGTATGGTTAAACACTTGCGAGTGGATCGAGAGGAGAAATATGAAATAGTTGAAAAGTGGTTTTTGAAAGATCTGGAGATGATTGATGGAAAAGAAGCAGATACT gaTAATCCATATTTTGATATGCACTTCCACAAAGTCTACAATCTGGAAGCGTATAGCTGTGCATCTAAATATACCTTTGCTCGAACACTAAACAAACTGAATGAAACATACCTTAAGAAGGACTTGAAGATTGTGAACTTTGATGAGACCTACCTAAATGATGATTCAATCTGGTCGTCCAACAATAGGGATTGCTTAGTACTTATGAGGATATGCTTCTATGCTTCCAACCTTTTATGTCTCTCCCTGTGTCCTTTGTCTTAA